In Candidatus Woesearchaeota archaeon, the genomic stretch AGGGTGATGAAAAGAAAAGACAGGGAATCCGTCATTACCCATCTGCCTGCCATTATATGAAATGGGAACACTGCTACCAGTGCAGATGCTACTATTGCTGTTTTTTTATTGAAATTAAGTGCAAGATAATAAATTGCAGGAATTGCAATGAGATTTAACATTATCATTACAAACCGCATAAGAAACTCAGAGCCTATAAAAGGCAATATAAACAAAGATAACAGGGGCGGCCTTTCATCCATCTGGACAAAGGGCGGCTTGCCCCTTGCAATAAATTCGGCGTTCATTATATAATTGGCTTCGTCCCAAAAGAAATAAGAGGTATCAAAAAAAATTAATCGCATTAGAAAACCGAGAACCAATAAGGCAATCAAAGCCTTATTTTCCTTAAAAAAATATTTCAGCCTATTAATCATTTTTTACAGATATAAATTATATGGGGGAAAATATAATTATTCAGCTTATAATGCCTAACTTTTAATCCCAGCTTTTTAAAGCTGCTCAAAAGCCTTTCCTTTTCTATAAAATACAGTTTTTTATTGAATGTCATGATCTTATCATTTATGCAATTCAAAAAAAATTTTATCTTACTACCGGAATGCATCTCCTTAATCAGCAGGATATTATTTTTTTTCATTTTATCGCTGATTTTCTTTAACAAAATTTCCTTGCTCATGTTATTGATGTGATGAAGGACGTCATTTATCAGGTATACATCTGCTTCAGGCAGTGCATAATTCTTATCCAAATCCAGAACATTGAAATTGACGTTTCTGCAGCCTTTGGAAATTTTATCAGCATAATTAATTTTTTTAGGGTTTTTGTCGATTCCGGATATTGTTCTTCTCTCTGACTTTAAGGCAAAGTAAATACTGTAGACACCATAGCCGCAGCCGATATCAAGCAACCGGCATTTTTTCGGGATACGGCTATCTAATTCTGAGAATGGCGTAACCAAATATTTAAGGCAAGCATAGAATTTCAGATGTCCTTTATTGAGATTAATTACAGTCTTTATTTTATTGTCCATTTTAAATAAAGTATGCTTTTAGTAATGCCTGTATAAAATTGGATCATCTGA encodes the following:
- a CDS encoding methyltransferase domain-containing protein, which gives rise to MDNKIKTVINLNKGHLKFYACLKYLVTPFSELDSRIPKKCRLLDIGCGYGVYSIYFALKSERRTISGIDKNPKKINYADKISKGCRNVNFNVLDLDKNYALPEADVYLINDVLHHINNMSKEILLKKISDKMKKNNILLIKEMHSGSKIKFFLNCINDKIMTFNKKLYFIEKERLLSSFKKLGLKVRHYKLNNYIFPHIIYICKK